A region from the Arachis ipaensis cultivar K30076 chromosome B01, Araip1.1, whole genome shotgun sequence genome encodes:
- the LOC107613141 gene encoding uncharacterized protein LOC107613141, with amino-acid sequence MTWAVEISQYDLQYEPRHVIKAQAMADFLVEVTGDLDGAPSTQWKLHVDGASNQTFGGAEIILENPARVIYEQSIKLDFLVSNNQAEYEALLGGLALAREVGATRLEVCSDSQVVTSQINGTYQARDSLLQRYLEKVKELSKKFEEVTIQHVPRERNTRADLLSKLASTKPGTGNRSLIQGLMKELAVVLQLTQLEPCWMDPIIEFLGKARLPSDEQAAKTIRQKAAKYAIIQSQLFKKGLSQPLLKCLHPDQTEYVLQKVHEGCCGHHIRGKALARKLIRAGYYWPSLMADSKEFVRRCKRCQENSSFHKAPATELSVLTTSQPFSQWGIDLLGPFPVGSGQVKYLIVAIDYYTKWIEAELLASISSANCRKFVWRQIIARFGIPKAVISDNEMQFADKKFGEFLAVLGIKQKFSSIEHPQTNGQVEAANKIILQGLKR; translated from the coding sequence ATGACTTGGGCTGTCGAAATCTCCCAGTATGACTTACAGTATGAACCCAGGCACGTGATCAAGGCTCAAGCCATGGCTGATTTCCTGGTAGAAGTAACAGGGGACCTAGACGGGGCGCCGAGCACACAGTGGAAGCTCCATGTTGACGGAGCATCTAACCAAACGTTCGGAGGAGCAGAAATCATCCTGGAGAACCCAGCTAGAGTTATATACGAGCAGTCAATCAAATTAGACTTCCTGGTGTcaaacaaccaagcggaatatgaggcCCTGCTGGGCGGCCTAGCTCTAGCAAGGGAAGTCGGAGCCACAAGACTGGAAGTGTGTAGTGACTCGCAGGTCGTTACTTCTCAGATCAATGGAACCTACCAAGCCAGAGACTCACTATTACAGAGGTACCTGGAGAAAGTCAAAGAATTGAGCAAGAAATTTGAGGAGGTCACGATCCAACACGTTccgagagaaaggaacacacgggcagacctcctgtCCAAGCTAGCAAGCACAAAGCCAGGGACTGGCAACCGGTCCCTCATTCAAGGATTGATGAAAGAACTAGCAGTAGTGCTACAGCTAACCCAGTTAGAACCTTGTTGGATGGACCCGATCATCGAATTCCTGGGAAAGGCCAGGCTCCCCAGCGACGAGCAGGCGGCCAAAACAATAAGACAAAAGGCGGCCAAGTATGCAATCATACAGAGCCAGTTGTTTAAAAAAGGACTTAGCCAACCACTGCTGAAATGCCTGCACCCCGACCAAACGGAGTACGTCCTCCAGAAAGTCCATGAAGGATGCTGCGGTCACCACATCAGAGGGAAGGCCCTCGCTAGGAAGCTCATCAGAGCCGGATACTACTGGCCCTCTCTGATGGCGGACTCTAAGGAGTTCGTGAGAAGGTGCAAGAGATGCCAGGAAAACTCCAGCTTCCACAAAGCGCCAGCAACCGAACTTAGCGTTCTCACAACTTCCCAACCTTTCTCACAATGGGGAATTGACCTATTAGGACCCTTCCCGGTCGGGTCAGGACAAGTCAAGTACCTGATAGTGGCGATTGACTACTATACAAAGTGGATAGAGGCAGAGCTGTTGGCCAGCATATCCTCAGCGAATTGTCGAAAGTTCGTATGGAGACAGATAATAGCAAGATTCGGCATCCCAAAAGCCGTTATCTCGGACAACGAGATGCAGTTTGCTGATAAAAAATTTGGAGAGTTCCTTGCCGTTTTGGGGATAAAGCAAAAGTTTTCGTCAATAGAGcacccccagaccaatggacaagtggAGGCTGCAAACAAGATCATCCTGCAGGGCCTCAAGAGGTGA